A stretch of Dasypus novemcinctus isolate mDasNov1 chromosome 14, mDasNov1.1.hap2, whole genome shotgun sequence DNA encodes these proteins:
- the C14H8orf88 gene encoding uncharacterized protein C8orf88 homolog isoform X2, which yields METKKLIGKPLQPARPARHLTSPPGAVFPFNFQNEYPCNTQCLQSGVVRCKTNGTQAFPQGLNEQQQRQSPVKKEKSQTFCLIIPLYFKNQKTTKVLSSILRTEEFEDN from the exons ATGGAAACCAAAAAATTGATTGGTAAACCGCTTCAACCAGCAAGACCTGCTCGCCATCTGACTTCTCCCCCTG gagcAGTGTTTCCTTTCAACTTTCAAAATGAATATCCATGCAACACTCAGTGCTTACAAAGTGGAGTTGTCAGA tGTAAGACAAATGGAACGCAAGCCTTTCCTCAAGGTCTTAATGAACAACAACAACGTCAATCTCCAGTTAAAAAAG AAAAAAGCCAGACTTTCTGCCTGATCATCCCATTGTACTTCAAAAACCA GAAAACAACCAAAGTTTTAAGTAGCATTTTAAGAACAGAAGAATTTGAAGATAATTAA
- the C14H8orf88 gene encoding uncharacterized protein C8orf88 homolog isoform X1: METKKLIGKPLQPARPARHLTSPPGAVFPFNFQNEYPCNTQCLQSGVVRCKTNGTQAFPQGLNEQQQRQSPVKKERIKYSRDFLLKLSNVSICRKKPDFLPDHPIVLQKPENNQSFK, encoded by the exons ATGGAAACCAAAAAATTGATTGGTAAACCGCTTCAACCAGCAAGACCTGCTCGCCATCTGACTTCTCCCCCTG gagcAGTGTTTCCTTTCAACTTTCAAAATGAATATCCATGCAACACTCAGTGCTTACAAAGTGGAGTTGTCAGA tGTAAGACAAATGGAACGCAAGCCTTTCCTCAAGGTCTTAATGAACAACAACAACGTCAATCTCCAGTTAAAAAAG AAAGAATTAAATACAGCAGAGATTTCCTGTTGAAGCTCTCAAATGTTTCCATCTGCAGAAAAAAGCCAGACTTTCTGCCTGATCATCCCATTGTACTTCAAAAACCA GAAAACAACCAAAGTTTTAAGTAG